The following proteins come from a genomic window of Actinomarinicola tropica:
- a CDS encoding DUF368 domain-containing protein: MPQTLLQFLRGFLMGSADIVPGVSGGTIALVVGIYERLIANVRGGASALASGAKGRASETIRKLSHVEWGWLVPLGVGVLTALLVLAHTIEHLLEEQPVRMSGLFFGLVAGSVVLAWRMVGSPDAARLAVTLATAVVAFFVLGLKSGPVDDPSVALYFVAGAIAICAMILPGISGSFLLLMLGMYDNVLGLVTDRDVLPLAVFAVGCVLGLALFSTGLHWALGHHHDTVMAAMVGLLLGSLRVLWPWPDGTESTTMTGPQGEVLAVVGLMALGAAVVVGLSIIAGRRDALDDVEEAHSPT, encoded by the coding sequence GTGCCTCAGACCCTCCTGCAGTTCCTCCGCGGCTTCCTCATGGGATCGGCCGACATCGTGCCCGGCGTGTCCGGGGGGACGATCGCGCTCGTCGTCGGCATCTACGAGCGACTGATCGCCAACGTGCGGGGCGGCGCCTCGGCGCTCGCGTCGGGCGCCAAGGGACGGGCGAGCGAGACGATCCGCAAGCTGAGCCACGTGGAGTGGGGGTGGCTCGTGCCCCTGGGCGTGGGCGTGCTCACGGCGCTGCTCGTGCTCGCCCACACGATCGAGCACCTCCTCGAGGAGCAGCCCGTGCGGATGTCCGGGTTGTTCTTCGGGCTGGTCGCCGGGTCGGTGGTGCTCGCCTGGCGGATGGTGGGGTCGCCCGATGCCGCTCGCCTCGCCGTCACGCTGGCCACGGCGGTCGTGGCGTTCTTCGTGCTCGGCCTGAAGTCGGGCCCCGTCGACGACCCGTCGGTCGCCCTCTACTTCGTCGCCGGCGCGATCGCGATCTGCGCCATGATCCTTCCGGGCATCTCGGGCTCGTTCCTGCTGCTGATGCTCGGCATGTACGACAACGTGCTCGGCCTCGTCACCGACCGCGACGTGCTGCCGCTCGCGGTGTTCGCGGTGGGGTGCGTGCTCGGTCTGGCGCTGTTCTCCACCGGTCTGCACTGGGCCCTCGGCCACCACCACGACACGGTGATGGCGGCGATGGTGGGGCTGCTGCTCGGCTCGCTGCGGGTGCTGTGGCCGTGGCCGGACGGCACGGAGTCGACGACGATGACCGGGCCTCAGGGCGAGGTGCTCGCCGTCGTGGGTCTGATGGCGCTCGGTGCCGCCGTCGTCGTCGGGTTGAGCATCATCGCCGGACGGCGCGACGCCCTCGACGACGTCGAGGAGGCGCACTCCCCGACCTGA
- a CDS encoding succinate dehydrogenase/fumarate reductase iron-sulfur subunit has product METLNLTLKVWRQDGPNDAGRFETYDAPGISADMSFLEMLDAVNERLIDQGKLPIEFDHDCREGICGSCGIMIDGKAHGPQKGTATCQLHMRHYRDGDTIVLEPWRAAGFPVLRDLMVDRTALDEIIAAGGYISVNTGSAPDANMIPIPKPALDSAMDAAACIQCGACVAACPNSAAQLFTAAKIQHLNQLPQGQAERWSRTENMVEKMEEFFGSCTNYGECEEACPKEISIDFIAYMNRDYVRSKMQNRRLLGQR; this is encoded by the coding sequence GTGGAGACGCTCAACCTCACCCTCAAGGTCTGGCGACAGGACGGACCGAACGACGCCGGTCGCTTCGAGACCTACGACGCGCCGGGCATCAGCGCCGACATGTCGTTCCTCGAGATGCTCGACGCCGTCAACGAGCGCCTCATCGACCAGGGCAAGCTCCCCATCGAGTTCGACCACGACTGCCGTGAGGGCATCTGCGGGTCGTGCGGGATCATGATCGACGGCAAGGCGCACGGTCCCCAGAAGGGCACCGCGACCTGCCAGCTGCACATGCGCCACTACCGCGACGGCGACACGATCGTGCTCGAGCCGTGGCGTGCCGCGGGCTTCCCGGTGCTGCGGGACCTCATGGTCGACCGCACGGCGCTCGACGAGATCATCGCCGCCGGCGGCTACATCTCGGTGAACACCGGCTCGGCCCCGGACGCCAACATGATCCCGATCCCGAAGCCGGCCCTCGACTCGGCCATGGACGCCGCGGCGTGCATCCAGTGCGGCGCCTGCGTGGCGGCGTGCCCGAACAGCGCGGCGCAGCTGTTCACGGCGGCGAAGATCCAGCACCTCAACCAGCTCCCGCAGGGCCAGGCCGAGCGCTGGTCGCGCACCGAGAACATGGTCGAGAAGATGGAGGAGTTCTTCGGCTCCTGCACGAACTACGGTGAGTGCGAGGAGGCGTGCCCGAAGGAGATCTCGATCGACTTCATCGCCTACATGAACCGCGACTACGTCCGCTCGAAGATGCAGAACCGGCGGTTGCTGGGGCAGCGGTAG
- a CDS encoding fumarate reductase/succinate dehydrogenase flavoprotein subunit codes for MTATPIDASPRLDSKIPAGSIGEKWTNHKFGSKLVNPANKRKYQIIVVGTGLAGASAAATLGELGYNVKAFTFHESPRRAHSIAAQGGINAAKNYQNDGDSVYRLFYDTVKGGDYRSREANVHRLAEVSVNIIDQCVAQGVPFARDYGGLLDNRSFGGAQVSRTFYARGQTGQQLLLGAYSAMMRQVAAGTVELHTRSEMLEVVIKDGVAAGIVVRDLTTGEVTSHSAHAVLIATGGYSNAYYLSTNAMASNVTAAWRAHRKGAFFANPCYTQIHPTCIPASDEFQSKLTLMSESLRNDGRIWVPVSADETRPPDQIPESERDYYLERKYPAFGNLVPRDVASRNAKTVVDQGRGVGPLKNGVYLDFSDAINRLGEDVIRERYGNLFDMYERITAENPYKVPMRIYPATHYTMGGLWVDYDLMTTVPGLYALGEANFSDHGANRLGASALMQGLADGYFVIPATIGNYLSNLLGTQPVPTDDPVFVDAEREVAERTRRWLSVQGTKSVDHYHRELGKIVWDNIGMERTAAGLEKAISEIPALQAEFEKDVRVLGDGESPNQSLEKVGRVADFFELAQLMARDALHREESCGGHFRAEHQTEEGEAQRDDENFAYVGAWEWQGPDSPQQLHKEPLEFENVALTQRSYK; via the coding sequence ATGACCGCCACGCCCATCGACGCCAGCCCCCGGCTCGACTCCAAGATCCCCGCGGGCTCCATCGGCGAGAAGTGGACGAACCACAAGTTCGGCTCCAAGCTCGTCAACCCCGCCAACAAGCGGAAGTACCAGATCATCGTCGTCGGCACCGGCCTCGCCGGCGCCTCGGCCGCCGCCACGCTCGGCGAGCTCGGGTACAACGTGAAGGCCTTCACCTTCCACGAGTCGCCCCGCCGGGCGCACTCGATCGCCGCCCAGGGCGGCATCAACGCGGCGAAGAACTACCAGAACGACGGCGACTCGGTGTACCGCCTCTTCTACGACACGGTGAAGGGCGGCGACTACCGCTCCCGCGAGGCCAACGTGCACCGCCTCGCCGAGGTCAGCGTCAACATAATCGACCAGTGCGTCGCCCAGGGCGTCCCCTTCGCCCGCGACTACGGCGGCCTGCTCGACAACCGCTCCTTCGGCGGCGCCCAGGTGTCCCGCACGTTCTACGCCCGTGGCCAGACCGGCCAGCAGCTGCTGCTCGGCGCCTACTCGGCGATGATGCGCCAGGTCGCCGCGGGCACCGTCGAGCTGCACACCCGCAGCGAGATGCTCGAGGTCGTCATCAAGGACGGCGTGGCCGCCGGCATCGTCGTGCGGGACCTGACCACCGGCGAGGTCACCTCGCACTCCGCGCATGCCGTGCTGATCGCCACCGGTGGCTACTCGAACGCCTACTACCTGTCGACCAACGCCATGGCGTCCAACGTGACCGCCGCCTGGCGGGCCCACCGCAAGGGCGCGTTCTTCGCCAACCCCTGCTACACGCAGATACACCCGACCTGCATCCCGGCGAGCGACGAGTTCCAGTCGAAGCTCACCCTCATGTCGGAGTCGCTCCGCAACGACGGGCGCATCTGGGTGCCGGTGTCGGCCGACGAGACCCGGCCGCCGGACCAGATCCCCGAGTCCGAGCGGGACTACTACCTCGAGCGCAAGTACCCGGCGTTCGGCAACCTGGTGCCGCGCGACGTGGCGTCCCGCAACGCCAAGACGGTCGTCGACCAGGGGCGCGGCGTGGGGCCGCTGAAGAACGGCGTGTACCTCGACTTCTCCGACGCCATCAACCGGCTCGGCGAGGACGTCATCCGTGAGCGCTACGGGAACCTGTTCGACATGTACGAGCGCATCACGGCGGAGAACCCCTACAAGGTGCCGATGCGCATCTACCCCGCCACCCACTACACGATGGGCGGCCTGTGGGTGGACTACGACCTGATGACCACGGTCCCCGGCCTCTACGCCCTCGGCGAGGCCAACTTCTCCGACCACGGCGCCAACCGCCTCGGCGCCTCGGCCCTCATGCAGGGCCTGGCCGACGGTTACTTCGTCATCCCGGCCACGATCGGCAACTACCTGTCGAACCTGCTCGGCACCCAGCCGGTGCCGACCGACGACCCCGTGTTCGTCGACGCCGAGCGCGAGGTCGCCGAGCGCACCCGCCGGTGGCTGTCGGTGCAGGGCACGAAGTCGGTCGACCACTACCACCGCGAGCTCGGCAAGATCGTGTGGGACAACATCGGGATGGAGCGCACGGCTGCCGGCCTCGAGAAGGCCATCTCGGAGATCCCCGCGCTGCAGGCCGAGTTCGAGAAGGACGTGAGGGTCCTCGGCGACGGCGAGTCGCCGAACCAGTCGCTCGAGAAGGTGGGCCGGGTGGCCGACTTCTTCGAGCTCGCCCAGCTGATGGCCCGCGACGCGCTGCACCGGGAGGAGTCCTGCGGCGGCCACTTCCGGGCCGAGCACCAGACCGAGGAGGGCGAGGCTCAGCGCGACGACGAGAACTTCGCCTACGTCGGCGCCTGGGAGTGGCAGGGACCCGACAGCCCCCAGCAGCTCCACAAGGAGCCGCTCGAGTTCGAGAACGTCGCGCTGACCCAGAGGAGCTACAAGTAA
- a CDS encoding succinate dehydrogenase cytochrome b subunit, with protein sequence MQQANERATKVRPIARRPKRQLPFPLNLYQTAVGKKWVMALTGIALLGYVLAHMIGNLKLYFGPEDMNAYADWLRHLLYPALPEGWMLWIMRAGLLVAFVLHLHSAYSLTMMNRAARPVGYQGDRDYIAADFAGRTMRWSGIIVLLFIVWHLLDLTIGAEPVNGEFISHDPYNNVVASFERPLVAAFYVVANLALGLHIFHGAWSMFQSLGANNPKLNPIRRPFAVAFAAIVVVGNVSFPIAVQAGLVDQDNRTTPYADEVHEEALR encoded by the coding sequence ATGCAGCAAGCGAACGAGCGGGCGACCAAGGTGCGCCCCATCGCCAGGCGGCCGAAGCGGCAGCTGCCGTTCCCGCTCAACCTCTACCAGACCGCGGTCGGCAAGAAGTGGGTGATGGCCCTCACCGGCATCGCCCTGCTCGGCTACGTGCTGGCCCACATGATCGGCAACCTGAAGCTGTACTTCGGGCCCGAGGACATGAACGCCTACGCCGACTGGCTGCGCCACCTCCTGTACCCGGCGCTCCCCGAGGGCTGGATGCTCTGGATCATGCGCGCCGGGCTCCTCGTCGCCTTCGTGCTGCACCTCCACTCCGCCTACAGCCTGACGATGATGAACCGGGCCGCACGCCCCGTCGGCTACCAGGGCGACCGCGACTACATCGCCGCCGACTTCGCCGGCCGCACGATGCGCTGGTCCGGGATCATCGTCCTGCTGTTCATCGTCTGGCACCTGCTCGACCTGACGATCGGCGCCGAGCCGGTGAACGGCGAGTTCATCAGCCACGACCCGTACAACAACGTCGTCGCCAGCTTCGAGCGTCCGCTCGTCGCCGCCTTCTACGTGGTCGCCAACCTCGCCCTCGGCCTCCACATCTTCCACGGGGCATGGAGCATGTTCCAGAGCCTGGGCGCCAACAACCCCAAGCTGAACCCGATCCGGCGGCCGTTCGCCGTGGCGTTCGCCGCCATCGTCGTGGTCGGCAACGTGTCGTTCCCGATCGCCGTGCAGGCCGGGCTCGTCGACCAGGACAACCGCACGACGCCCTACGCCGACGAGGTCCACGAGGAGGCCCTCCGATGA
- a CDS encoding DUF421 domain-containing protein, giving the protein MSEWFGSSWSTIGWVAASTVAMYATLLVTVRIAGRRTVAQLSAFDAVITISFGTLLASTALAPDPSYVQGTTALLTLLALQVGVAFVRRRSALARRLLEFEPETVVDDGRATLPTGLFTSQLSEGELRSRLREKGHHDLSGLMVVVLEPDGGISVRTDE; this is encoded by the coding sequence ATGAGCGAGTGGTTCGGGTCGAGCTGGAGCACGATCGGCTGGGTCGCAGCCAGCACGGTCGCCATGTACGCCACGCTCCTCGTGACGGTGCGCATCGCAGGGCGGCGCACGGTCGCGCAGCTGTCGGCGTTCGACGCCGTCATCACCATCTCGTTCGGCACGCTGCTCGCCTCGACGGCCCTCGCGCCGGATCCGAGCTACGTGCAGGGCACGACGGCGCTGCTCACGCTTCTCGCCCTCCAGGTCGGCGTGGCCTTCGTCCGCCGCCGCTCCGCTCTGGCCCGGCGGCTGCTCGAGTTCGAACCCGAGACCGTCGTGGACGACGGCAGGGCGACACTCCCGACCGGCCTGTTCACCTCCCAGCTCAGCGAAGGTGAGCTGCGCAGCCGCCTCCGGGAGAAGGGGCACCACGACCTCTCCGGACTCATGGTCGTGGTCCTCGAACCGGACGGCGGCATCTCCGTGCGCACCGACGAGTGA
- a CDS encoding glycoside hydrolase family 2 protein, producing MQSVDLSGTWRAVVADEERRRTFADLDADDSSAAGWSDLRVPSHWRSNPAFARTDGPLLTRRRFSLPARGRIDVESTPTGQDRWWLVLDGVAYQGDVWLDGHYVGDTEGYFFPHGFDVTDLLADGDDHVLAVEVTCSPASDRTAKRNLTGSLQHSTWLDPSWNPGGIWRGVRVERSGPLRIRHFRVRCTEASPSRAVLALRAVIDAQEPGTATLRTTVRPHEADDASDPACSHHAVHVLAAGENRVEWTVEVDDPDLWWPHALGAQPLYDVDVDVVPGGDPDEPDAEPDEPVDANSLTGDAAPSDHRRIRTGLRRIEMSDWILSVNGQRLFLKGTNLGPTRQDLAAATPEQVRADVAAAKDLGLDLIRVHSHVARPELYAAADEAGMLVWQDLPLQWAYARSVRHQAVRQAREAVDLLAHHPSVAIWCGHNEPLGVGTVASGTGDDDATAVAERRRRRLGQVLPSWNRSILDRSIRRTLRSVDGTRPVIAHSGVLPHFPQLDGTDSHLWFGWAYGQIGDLARAARLWPRLVRFVSELGAQAVPTRADFCEPHRWPDLDWDELAARHGLRKDLLDRIADPADHDTFADWRVATQRHQAELLRRQVETLRRLKYRPTGGFAQFLLADGHPAISHSVLDHERRPKLGHAALRDACRPVIVVADPLPIADGRRRGRHASTNVDVHVVSDLRVTLVDVEVTAELHRDGADPVTHRWIGRLPADECSRIGTIDVPSGPAGDGTTLRLTVTGSDGDVIATNEYVR from the coding sequence GTGCAATCGGTCGACCTGTCCGGGACGTGGCGGGCCGTCGTCGCCGACGAGGAGCGACGGCGGACGTTCGCCGACCTCGACGCCGACGACTCGTCGGCGGCGGGGTGGTCCGACCTGCGCGTCCCGTCGCACTGGCGGTCGAACCCGGCGTTCGCCCGCACCGACGGTCCCCTCCTCACCCGCCGCCGCTTCTCGCTGCCCGCTCGGGGTCGAATCGACGTCGAATCGACGCCGACGGGGCAGGACCGGTGGTGGCTGGTGCTCGACGGGGTCGCCTACCAGGGCGACGTGTGGCTCGACGGCCACTACGTCGGCGACACCGAGGGCTACTTCTTCCCCCACGGCTTCGACGTGACCGACCTGCTCGCCGACGGCGACGACCACGTCCTCGCCGTCGAGGTCACGTGCTCGCCCGCATCCGACCGCACCGCCAAGCGCAACCTCACCGGATCGCTGCAGCACTCGACGTGGCTCGACCCCAGCTGGAACCCCGGCGGCATCTGGCGTGGGGTCCGCGTCGAGCGGAGCGGCCCCCTCCGCATCCGCCACTTCCGCGTCCGGTGCACCGAGGCGTCGCCGTCGCGGGCCGTGCTCGCCCTGCGCGCCGTCATCGACGCCCAGGAGCCCGGCACCGCGACCCTGCGGACGACCGTCCGACCCCACGAAGCCGACGACGCCTCCGACCCGGCCTGCTCCCACCACGCCGTCCACGTGCTGGCCGCCGGCGAGAACCGGGTCGAGTGGACCGTCGAGGTCGACGACCCCGATCTCTGGTGGCCCCACGCCCTCGGCGCGCAGCCGCTCTACGACGTCGACGTCGACGTCGTGCCCGGCGGCGATCCCGACGAGCCCGACGCCGAGCCGGACGAGCCCGTCGACGCGAACTCCCTCACCGGCGACGCCGCGCCGAGCGACCACCGCCGGATCAGGACCGGTCTCCGCCGCATCGAGATGTCCGACTGGATCCTGTCGGTCAACGGCCAGCGCCTCTTCCTCAAGGGCACGAACCTCGGCCCCACCCGCCAGGACCTCGCCGCGGCAACCCCCGAGCAGGTCCGCGCCGACGTCGCCGCCGCCAAGGACCTCGGCCTCGACCTCATCCGGGTCCACTCGCACGTCGCCCGCCCCGAGCTCTACGCCGCCGCCGACGAGGCGGGCATGCTCGTCTGGCAGGACCTCCCCCTCCAGTGGGCCTACGCCCGCAGCGTCCGCCACCAGGCCGTCCGCCAGGCCCGGGAGGCCGTCGACCTCCTCGCCCACCACCCCTCGGTCGCCATCTGGTGCGGGCACAACGAGCCCCTCGGCGTCGGCACCGTCGCGTCCGGGACCGGCGACGACGACGCCACGGCGGTCGCCGAACGGCGACGTCGGCGCCTCGGGCAGGTGCTCCCCAGCTGGAACCGGTCGATCCTCGACCGGTCGATCCGCCGCACCCTGCGCTCCGTCGACGGCACCCGACCCGTCATCGCCCACAGCGGCGTCCTCCCCCACTTCCCGCAGCTCGACGGCACCGACTCCCACCTGTGGTTCGGGTGGGCCTACGGACAGATCGGCGACCTGGCCCGGGCCGCTCGCCTGTGGCCCCGCCTCGTCCGGTTCGTCAGCGAGCTCGGGGCGCAGGCGGTGCCCACTCGGGCGGACTTCTGCGAACCCCACCGCTGGCCCGACCTCGACTGGGACGAGCTGGCCGCGCGCCACGGCCTCCGCAAGGACCTCCTCGACCGGATCGCCGATCCCGCCGACCACGACACCTTCGCCGACTGGCGCGTGGCGACGCAGCGCCACCAGGCCGAGCTCCTGCGTCGCCAGGTCGAGACCCTGCGGCGCCTCAAGTACCGCCCGACCGGCGGGTTCGCCCAGTTCCTGCTCGCCGACGGCCATCCGGCGATCAGCCACTCCGTGCTCGACCACGAGCGTCGACCGAAGCTCGGCCACGCCGCCCTCCGCGACGCGTGCCGTCCGGTCATCGTGGTGGCCGACCCGCTCCCGATCGCCGATGGCCGCCGACGAGGCCGTCACGCGTCGACGAACGTGGACGTCCACGTGGTGAGCGACCTGCGCGTCACCCTCGTCGACGTCGAGGTCACCGCCGAGCTCCACCGCGACGGCGCCGACCCGGTGACGCACCGCTGGATCGGACGCCTGCCCGCCGACGAGTGCAGCCGCATCGGCACCATCGACGTCCCGTCCGGCCCGGCCGGCGACGGCACCACCCTGCGCCTCACGGTCACCGGCAGCGACGGCGACGTCATCGCCACCAACGAGTACGTGCGCTGA
- a CDS encoding magnesium chelatase, producing the protein MSRPVTLGQLRESGWESIPVKEEVRRNAVARIAAGEPLFPAVLGYEDTVLPQLENALLAGHDVIFLGERGQAKTRMIRALTGLLDEWLPIIEGSEINDDPYNPISKHARDLVDDLGDDTPIDWVHRDQRYGEKLATPDTSIADLIGEVDPIKVAEGRYLSDELTLHYGLVPRTNRGIFAINELPDLAERIQVGLLNVLEERDVQIRGYKIRLPLDVMLFASANPEDYTNRGRLITPLKDRFGAQIRTHYPLEVATEVEIAAQEARPLEAPGVEVHVPEYMAEIVATLSHLARQSPHINQRSGVSVRLTVANLETLVANAARRALRQGETEVVPRVSDLDALASSTSGKVEIETLEDGRDGQIVEHLLRAAVLTVFKDRVSPEHFRAVLEGFEAGTVVDAGEDVSATDYVGLLNAMPSLADPVRELVGEGASPARVASAVELVLEGLHLSKRLNKDAVGSRATYRGRA; encoded by the coding sequence ATGTCGCGACCTGTCACCCTCGGCCAGCTCCGCGAGTCGGGCTGGGAGTCCATCCCCGTCAAGGAGGAGGTGCGTCGCAACGCCGTCGCCCGCATCGCCGCCGGCGAACCGCTGTTCCCCGCCGTCCTCGGCTACGAGGACACCGTCCTCCCGCAGCTCGAGAACGCCCTGCTGGCGGGGCACGACGTCATCTTCCTCGGCGAGCGCGGCCAGGCGAAGACCCGCATGATCCGCGCCCTCACCGGGCTGCTCGACGAGTGGCTGCCGATCATCGAGGGCTCCGAGATCAACGACGACCCGTACAACCCGATCTCCAAGCACGCCCGGGACCTCGTCGACGACCTGGGCGACGACACGCCGATCGACTGGGTCCACCGCGACCAGCGCTACGGCGAGAAGCTCGCCACGCCCGACACGTCGATCGCCGACCTGATCGGCGAGGTCGACCCCATCAAGGTCGCCGAGGGCCGCTACCTCTCCGACGAGCTCACCCTCCACTACGGGCTCGTGCCCCGCACGAACCGCGGTATCTTCGCCATCAACGAGCTGCCCGACCTCGCCGAGCGCATCCAGGTCGGCCTGCTCAACGTGCTCGAGGAGCGCGACGTCCAGATCCGGGGCTACAAGATCCGCCTGCCCCTCGACGTGATGCTCTTCGCCTCGGCCAACCCCGAGGACTACACGAACCGCGGCCGCCTCATCACGCCGCTGAAGGACCGCTTCGGCGCCCAGATCCGCACCCACTACCCGCTCGAGGTCGCCACCGAGGTCGAGATCGCGGCCCAGGAGGCGCGACCGCTCGAAGCACCGGGGGTCGAGGTCCACGTCCCCGAGTACATGGCCGAGATCGTCGCCACGCTCAGCCACCTGGCCCGCCAGAGCCCGCACATCAACCAGCGCTCCGGCGTGTCGGTGCGCCTCACCGTCGCCAACCTCGAGACCCTCGTCGCCAACGCCGCCCGCCGGGCGCTCCGCCAGGGCGAGACCGAGGTCGTCCCGAGGGTGAGCGACCTCGACGCCCTCGCCAGCTCCACCTCCGGCAAGGTCGAGATCGAGACGCTCGAAGACGGCCGCGACGGCCAGATCGTCGAGCACCTCCTCCGGGCTGCCGTCCTCACCGTCTTCAAGGACCGGGTGTCGCCCGAGCACTTCCGCGCCGTGCTCGAGGGGTTCGAGGCCGGCACCGTCGTCGACGCCGGCGAGGACGTGTCGGCCACCGACTACGTCGGCCTGCTCAACGCCATGCCCTCGCTGGCCGATCCGGTGCGCGAGCTGGTCGGCGAGGGCGCGTCGCCGGCCCGGGTGGCGAGCGCGGTCGAGCTCGTCCTCGAGGGGCTCCACCTCTCGAAGCGCCTGAACAAGGACGCGGTCGGCAGCCGCGCCACCTACCGGGGACGGGCCTGA